A region from the uncultured Macellibacteroides sp. genome encodes:
- a CDS encoding sensor protein KdpD, whose product MDREQNIERFVNLLRRSRRGNLKIYIGMIAGVGKSYRMLQEAHELIRNGINVQIGFIESHGRPETEALIAGLPLVPRKKLFYKGKELDEMDLQTILSIHPEVVIVDELAHTNVDGSIHAKRWQDVLDILEAGISVITAVNIQHLEGISEIVRDIAGFEIKERVPDSILAEADEVVNIDLTADELLTRLKGGKIYKQDKIQHALANFFRPETILQLRELALKEVALRVEKKVESSVPVNSGIRHEKFLACISSHEKTPRKLIHKVARLATRYNASFAVLYVQTPREHPDRIPLANQRYLSNHFKLATELGGEVIQIQADHVSRGIINVCEKNLISTVCVGKPSLGFFSLFHALFEYRLFMNELSRLNIDLIIIS is encoded by the coding sequence ATGGATAGAGAGCAGAACATAGAACGATTTGTAAATTTGTTGAGGAGGTCCCGTAGAGGAAACCTTAAGATTTATATCGGAATGATTGCCGGAGTAGGAAAGTCGTATCGGATGCTGCAGGAAGCTCACGAGTTAATTCGTAATGGCATCAACGTGCAAATTGGGTTTATAGAATCACATGGACGTCCGGAAACTGAAGCTTTGATTGCAGGACTGCCTTTAGTTCCCAGAAAAAAACTATTTTACAAGGGGAAGGAACTTGACGAAATGGATTTACAGACTATCCTTAGTATTCATCCGGAGGTGGTTATCGTTGATGAATTGGCACATACCAATGTCGATGGAAGTATTCATGCTAAGCGTTGGCAAGATGTTCTGGATATTTTGGAAGCTGGTATAAGTGTTATCACCGCGGTGAATATTCAGCACCTTGAAGGAATTAGTGAAATCGTGCGTGATATTGCCGGATTTGAAATTAAAGAAAGAGTCCCGGATAGCATATTGGCTGAGGCTGACGAAGTGGTAAATATAGATCTTACAGCGGATGAATTGCTTACCAGACTGAAGGGTGGTAAGATTTATAAACAAGATAAAATTCAACATGCTTTAGCCAATTTTTTCCGTCCAGAAACGATTTTGCAATTACGAGAGCTTGCTTTAAAGGAAGTAGCCCTTCGTGTGGAGAAGAAAGTGGAGAGTTCGGTTCCGGTAAATAGCGGCATTCGTCATGAAAAATTTCTGGCATGTATCAGTAGTCACGAAAAGACGCCTCGCAAACTTATTCATAAGGTTGCAAGGCTTGCTACTCGTTACAATGCATCGTTTGCCGTATTATACGTGCAAACTCCAAGAGAGCATCCCGATAGGATTCCTTTGGCCAATCAACGTTATTTGTCCAACCATTTTAAATTAGCAACCGAACTGGGAGGAGAAGTTATACAGATTCAGGCAGACCATGTTTCCAGAGGGATCATTAACGTTTGCGAAAAAAACCTTATCAGCACGGTATGTGTTGGAAAACCATCTTTAGGCTTTTTTTCCCTCTTTCATGCTTTGTTTGAGTATAGATTATTTATGAATGAATTGTCTCGTTTAAATATTGATTTAATTATTATATCATGA
- a CDS encoding potassium-transporting ATPase subunit C yields MKRDLIKSLKLTVAFCFLLSIGYVGVLWVFALISGPGKGSVEILSSNGREVGAAQIGQSFTRTDMFWGRPSAVNYAADASGGSNYGPSNPDYLKKVEARIDTFLKAHPYLTRKEVPSELVTASGSGLDPHIPVNAAYVQINRVASARKVPAERIRKIVDSLQENPVTGPAVVNVLKLNVALEEITE; encoded by the coding sequence ATGAAAAGAGATTTAATAAAATCGTTGAAGCTAACAGTGGCTTTTTGTTTTTTGTTAAGCATTGGATATGTTGGCGTTTTGTGGGTATTTGCCCTGATAAGTGGTCCGGGAAAAGGATCGGTAGAGATACTTTCCTCAAACGGACGTGAAGTTGGCGCTGCTCAGATTGGTCAGTCTTTTACCCGTACTGATATGTTCTGGGGCCGCCCTTCGGCAGTAAACTATGCGGCTGATGCTTCTGGTGGAAGTAATTACGGACCTTCTAATCCAGATTACCTGAAGAAGGTGGAAGCACGGATTGATACATTTTTGAAAGCACATCCATACCTTACCCGAAAAGAAGTGCCTTCAGAGCTGGTAACAGCAAGCGGAAGTGGTCTTGATCCACATATTCCTGTAAATGCGGCTTATGTTCAGATAAACAGAGTGGCATCCGCACGAAAAGTGCCAGCGGAGAGAATCCGAAAGATCGTCGACAGCTTACAGGAGAATCCTGTAACCGGACCTGCTGTTGTGAATGTGCTTAAATTAAATGTAGCATTGGAAGAAATAACAGAATAA
- the kdpB gene encoding potassium-transporting ATPase subunit KdpB produces MKENNSASLFPRKLVVDSLKQSVIKLDPRTMFWNPVMFIVEIATFIMFLVMLWSFINGSANQNSSVYNLLVFIVLFFTLLFANFAEAIAEARGKAQANSLRKTREETPARVLKGDVESLVSSSQLQMGDIFICDAGDMIPADGEIVEGLASIDESAITGESAPVIREAGGDKSSVTGGTKVLSDQIKVRVTTQPGESFLDKMIALVEGASRKKTPNEIALTILLSGFTLVFVIVCSTLKPIADFAHTPIPVAAFIALFVCLIPTTIGGLLSAIGIAGMDRALRANVITKSGKAVETAGDVDTLLLDKTGTITIGNRKATRFYALDGVDKSEFIKTCLLASLSDETPEGKSIVSLADTLGYFVREHADTVFRMIRFTAETKCSGIDLPDGRRIRKGAFEIMRKRCEAAGNSYPSEAEEYVRAISENGGTPLVVSENDFIIGVIELQDIIKPGIQERFQRLRKMGVKTVMVTGDNPLTAKYIAEKAGVDDYIAEAKPEDKMEYIRKEQEAGKLVAMMGDGTNDAPALAQANVGVAMNSGTQAAKEAGNMVDLDNDPTKLIEIVEIGKQLLMTRGTLTTFSIANDVAKYFAIVPALFMSSIPALEAMNIMKLHSPESAILSAVIFNAVIIPILIPLALKGVTYKPIGASALLRRNLLIYGGGGMLAPFAGIKLIDIVVGLFF; encoded by the coding sequence TTCCGCGGAAGCTTGTTGTAGATAGTTTAAAACAGTCGGTTATTAAGCTAGACCCCCGCACCATGTTCTGGAATCCCGTGATGTTTATTGTGGAGATTGCCACATTCATCATGTTTTTAGTTATGCTTTGGTCTTTTATAAACGGATCAGCAAATCAGAATTCTTCTGTATATAATCTGCTTGTGTTTATTGTGTTGTTTTTTACACTCTTGTTTGCAAATTTTGCCGAAGCAATTGCCGAAGCGAGAGGTAAAGCGCAAGCAAATAGTTTAAGAAAAACCAGGGAAGAGACTCCGGCAAGAGTATTGAAGGGGGATGTGGAAAGTCTTGTTAGCAGTTCGCAATTACAGATGGGCGACATCTTTATTTGTGATGCAGGAGATATGATTCCTGCCGATGGCGAAATCGTTGAAGGATTGGCATCGATCGACGAGAGTGCTATTACGGGAGAGAGTGCCCCTGTGATAAGGGAGGCCGGCGGCGACAAAAGCTCAGTTACGGGTGGTACGAAAGTATTATCAGATCAAATAAAAGTTCGGGTCACAACACAACCAGGTGAGAGTTTTCTGGATAAAATGATTGCGTTGGTTGAAGGAGCTTCCCGTAAGAAAACACCAAACGAGATTGCGTTGACTATTCTTTTGTCTGGATTCACATTGGTATTCGTTATTGTTTGTTCTACATTGAAACCTATAGCCGACTTTGCTCATACCCCAATTCCGGTGGCGGCTTTTATTGCCTTGTTTGTCTGTCTTATTCCGACTACAATCGGAGGCTTGCTTTCTGCTATTGGTATTGCCGGTATGGACAGAGCGTTGCGTGCCAACGTAATTACAAAATCAGGTAAAGCTGTCGAAACTGCAGGAGATGTAGATACTTTGTTGTTGGATAAAACCGGGACTATTACAATCGGGAATCGTAAGGCAACTCGTTTTTATGCCCTTGATGGTGTAGATAAATCAGAATTTATCAAGACTTGTCTGCTAGCCTCTTTGTCTGACGAAACGCCCGAAGGAAAATCGATTGTTTCCTTGGCGGATACTCTTGGTTATTTTGTCCGTGAGCATGCCGACACCGTTTTTCGCATGATTCGCTTTACAGCGGAAACAAAATGTTCTGGAATTGATCTTCCTGACGGTCGGAGGATTCGAAAAGGAGCTTTTGAAATCATGCGAAAACGGTGCGAGGCTGCAGGGAACAGCTATCCTTCCGAAGCAGAAGAGTATGTTCGTGCAATTTCAGAAAACGGAGGTACTCCTTTGGTTGTGAGTGAAAATGATTTTATTATAGGCGTAATAGAATTACAGGACATTATTAAACCGGGAATTCAGGAGCGTTTCCAGCGTTTACGTAAGATGGGTGTGAAAACGGTAATGGTAACGGGAGATAATCCATTGACAGCCAAATATATTGCGGAAAAAGCCGGGGTGGATGATTATATTGCTGAGGCAAAACCCGAAGATAAAATGGAGTATATCCGAAAGGAACAGGAGGCTGGTAAACTGGTGGCCATGATGGGAGACGGTACTAATGACGCTCCGGCTCTGGCTCAAGCCAATGTGGGTGTGGCTATGAATAGCGGAACACAGGCTGCCAAGGAAGCCGGCAACATGGTTGATCTGGATAATGATCCCACTAAGCTGATAGAAATTGTTGAAATTGGAAAACAACTATTGATGACACGTGGTACGCTTACTACTTTTAGTATTGCAAATGATGTGGCTAAGTATTTTGCCATCGTACCAGCTCTTTTCATGTCTTCAATTCCTGCGCTCGAAGCTATGAACATAATGAAATTGCATTCGCCGGAAAGTGCTATTTTAAGTGCAGTAATTTTCAATGCGGTCATTATCCCGATATTGATTCCACTAGCTTTGAAAGGAGTTACCTACAAACCAATTGGAGCATCGGCATTATTGCGCAGAAATCTATTGATTTATGGAGGAGGAGGAATGTTGGCTCCGTTTGCGGGAATTAAACTTATTGATATAGTGGTTGGTCTGTTCTTTTAA